In Rahnella sikkimica, the following are encoded in one genomic region:
- a CDS encoding helix-turn-helix domain-containing protein, translating into MNNEEAYFHKDDEVECRTTRFNKPVEVLQEICHEIEAIGEAFITNKGERIPFREDNDNSCFTFVISGHFSVYRKYDHLLMHSSSAPSLFGMVEFFQPRNAHYVLAETECSCIKVNAKLACELFTKNGSWEKICQIQVYFIQVLQTRDFQLVGVNAYLIIKNKLIELLQEPEDFRIKQSVLLYIQLRSKLSKSLISKILSALRVGGYIDMKKGKLIAVNHLPKDY; encoded by the coding sequence ATGAACAATGAAGAAGCTTATTTTCATAAAGATGATGAAGTTGAGTGCAGAACTACCAGGTTCAACAAGCCCGTTGAAGTTTTGCAGGAAATTTGCCATGAAATAGAGGCTATTGGGGAAGCATTCATCACGAATAAAGGTGAAAGGATCCCATTTCGTGAAGATAACGATAACTCCTGTTTTACATTCGTCATAAGTGGTCATTTCTCTGTTTATCGTAAGTATGACCATTTGCTGATGCACTCTTCATCAGCACCTTCATTGTTTGGGATGGTTGAGTTTTTTCAACCACGTAACGCCCATTACGTCTTGGCTGAGACGGAATGCAGTTGTATTAAAGTTAATGCAAAATTGGCTTGTGAGTTATTCACAAAAAATGGCTCATGGGAAAAAATATGCCAGATACAAGTGTATTTTATTCAAGTTCTTCAAACGAGAGACTTTCAGCTGGTTGGCGTAAATGCATACTTAATTATAAAAAATAAATTAATAGAGTTGCTGCAAGAGCCCGAGGATTTTCGAATAAAGCAAAGCGTTCTTTTATATATACAACTCCGATCAAAACTTTCCAAGAGTCTTATCTCTAAAATACTTTCAGCTCTGAGGGTAGGGGGGTATA